A window from Littorina saxatilis isolate snail1 linkage group LG9, US_GU_Lsax_2.0, whole genome shotgun sequence encodes these proteins:
- the LOC138977348 gene encoding uncharacterized protein, producing the protein MATGGTPPHLAGEERKESLICSLCLEVFTCPKLLPCHHTFCLTCLKDLTSRQGSASFPCPQCRLDVVIPAGGVATFQTNFYLRSEDLERARNKTMCMTHPDQNLDLYCADCKQTVCLKCVLTKHKQHDTKDLSEVATEAKEQLKKDAARLQEALSCMTDEVTAESKELKDVQDKKAALQAAIKRKHATLVAMANKIRDVSLASLDTVSGQIESQVSKELDIKQSNLVELCQLQQQTQQAIDSGTSLKLLTVAKEMREGRGSPQAVKNLTPEKRSNFWRPVLNREVAEDVIEQSVTKFFGSVQIVQMETAVPEVTVKKLFSCGDGDDTEVFSLCPFDDDTVWVSFARRKAKDDAPCEQFDIKGASLATQKNRFGKLTYKCRGGSKGMWTATETGSFLHTFDKSQKSTTFNLIKSSAKDANIQTVKVTSDDPFETIDTPLFSIKVGTQRAFDVDSSEQLFVVVEEAQSPGGQRQVLLYRRDQHTPVSTYTPPTAACQPSDVCFYRLGGREVLLVADQGTDSVHVLHVQGDELKFDRYLAPGCPLLVQPTALNTDSQGRLWVACKGGAILTFTPIA; encoded by the coding sequence ATGGCAACGGGAGGTACGCCGCCACACTTAGCTGGCGAGGAGAGAAAAGAGTCTCTGATCTGTTCTCTCTGCCTGGAAGTGTTCACCTGCCCCAAGTTACTTCCCTGCCACCACACCTTCTGCTTGACGTGTCTGAAGGATCTGACGTCACGACAAGGATCTGCGTCATTCCCCTGTCCTCAGTGTCGTCTTGATGTCGTCATTCCCGCAGGAGGCGTGGCCACCTTTCAGACCAATTTCTATCTGCGCTCCGAAGATCTTGAAAGAGCAAGAAACAAAACTATGTGTATGACTCACCCTGATCAAAACCTGGACCTTTACTGTGCTGACTGCAAGCAAACCGTGTGTCTCAAGTGTGTGCTGACCAAACACAAGCAGCACGACACTAAGGATCTCTCGGAGGTTGCCACTGAAGCCAAGGAACAGCTAAAGAAAGACGCGGCCCGCCTGCAGGAAGCGTTGTCCTGCATGACTGACGAAGTGACGGCAGAGAGCAAAGAGTTGAAAGATGTGCAGGACAAGAAGGCAGCACTACAGGCAGCCATCAAGCGCAAGCACGCCACGCTGGTTGCCATGGCCAACAAGATCCGCGATGTCTCACTGGCTTCCCTCGACACCGTCAGTGGGCAGATTGAGAGTCAAGTCAGCAAGGAACTGGACATCAAGCAGAGCAACCTGGTTGAACTGTGTCAACTGCAACAacagacacagcaagccatcgACAGCGGCACCAGCCTTAAACTGCTCACTGTTGCCAAGGAGATGAGAGAGGGGCGGGGCAGTCCCCAGGCTGTGAAGAACCTGACTCCAGAAAAGAGAAGCAACTTCTGGCGGCCGGTCCTGAACCGTGAAGTGGCGGAAGATGTTATTGAACAATCTGTCACAAAGTTCTTCGGCAGTGTCCAGATAGTACAGATGGAAACAGCAGTTCCCGAGGTTACGGTGAAAAAGTTGTTTTCTTGTGGAGACGGGGATGACACTGAAGTGTTCAGTCTGTGTCCCTTTGATGATGACACTGTGTGGGTGTCGTTTGCACGACGTAAGGCAAAGGACGATGCACCATGCGAACAATTTGACATAAAAGGAGCCAGTTTAGCGACACAGAAAAATAGGTTTGGAAAACTGACGTATAAATGTAGAGGTGGATCAAAGGGGATGTGGACGGCAACGGAAACAGGAAGTTTTCTGCACACGTTCGACAAGTCCCAGAAAAGCACAACCTTTAACCTAATCAAGAGTTCGGCCAAAGACGCTAATATCCAAACAGTCAAAGTAACATCAGATGACCCGTTTGAAACAATAGACACACCACTCTTCAGCATTAAGGTTGGAACTCAACGTGCGTTCGACGTGGACAGCAGCGAGCAGCTGTTTGTTGTGGTGGAGGAGGCTCAGTCGCCTGGCGGTCAGCGTCAAGTCCTCCTGTACCGCCGTGACCAGCACACTCCCGTGTCCACCTACACTCCTCCCACCGCCGCCTGTCAGCCGTCCGACGTGTGTTTCTACAGGCTGGGGGGCAGGGAGGTCCTGCTGGTGGCTGACCAAGGCACGGACAGTGTCCACGTGCTGCACGTGCAGGGCGATGAACTCAAGTTTGACCGCTACCTGGCCCCGGGCTGTCCCCTCTTGGTGCAGCCCACAGCTCTCAACACGGACTCTCAGGGTCGCCTGTGGGTGGCCTGTAAAGGGGGCGCCATCCTCACCTTCACTCCCATCGCGTGA